A single region of the Thermodesulfatator indicus DSM 15286 genome encodes:
- a CDS encoding ABC transporter ATP-binding protein, with protein MSEILKVKNLVKTFGGLTAVKNLSFSIKKGLITALIGPNGSGKTTTFNMISGHLRPTSGEIYFENTRIDNLPPYKIARLGIARTFQNLEIFSHLTTLENVLLAINSRLKVFLWETVVRAPSFFHKERLARQKALEYLKMFNLESWAETPAASLPFGLQRYLEIARALATHPTLLLLDEAASGLDAREKDLLKERIIALKQEGITILLVEHDMNLVMDLADEVIVLDMGRKIAQGTPREIQRNPEVIAVYLGEG; from the coding sequence ATGTCAGAGATTCTAAAAGTAAAAAACCTGGTTAAAACTTTTGGAGGCCTAACCGCGGTAAAAAACCTTTCTTTTAGTATCAAAAAAGGGCTTATCACCGCTCTTATCGGCCCCAACGGTTCGGGAAAAACCACTACTTTTAACATGATTTCCGGGCACTTAAGGCCTACTAGTGGGGAAATTTATTTTGAAAATACCCGCATTGATAATTTACCTCCGTATAAAATCGCCCGCCTGGGGATTGCGCGGACCTTTCAAAATCTTGAAATTTTCAGTCATTTAACCACTCTAGAAAATGTCCTTTTAGCGATAAATAGCCGTTTAAAAGTTTTTTTATGGGAAACAGTTGTAAGAGCTCCGTCTTTTTTCCATAAAGAAAGGCTAGCCAGGCAAAAAGCCCTGGAATACTTAAAAATGTTTAACCTGGAGAGCTGGGCGGAAACACCGGCGGCGAGCCTTCCCTTTGGGCTTCAGCGCTATCTGGAAATAGCACGAGCGCTCGCCACCCACCCTACCCTTCTTCTTTTAGACGAAGCCGCCTCCGGCCTTGACGCCAGAGAAAAAGATCTGCTTAAAGAAAGAATAATAGCCCTAAAACAAGAGGGCATCACTATACTGCTAGTGGAACACGACATGAACCTGGTTATGGATCTAGCTGACGAAGTAATTGTGCTTGATATGGGTAGAAAGATTGCCCAGGGAACCCCAAGAGAAATTCAACGTAACCCTGAAGTTATTGCCGTTTATCTGGGAGAGGGATAA